The Bacteroidales bacterium genome contains a region encoding:
- a CDS encoding asparaginase: MKTNKEISILIIYTGGTIGMVQDPDTGSLIPIDFRHITDHVPELRKFGYDLHSVSFDPVKDSSNIDPEVWVRMAEIIADSYNDFDGFVVLHGTDTMAYTASALSFMLENLAKPVILTGSQLPIGLLRTDGRENLITAIEIAAAMENDVPAVPEVCIYFDNKLMRGNRTTKMSAEHFDAFYSPNYPPLAEVGLHLRYFNQLISRRSNQDKLIVHKSFDTNVAILKLFPGINRKLVKAIIKTEGLRGLIMETFGSGNAPTYQWFLDDMKQFIDGGGIILNVTQCHGGSVEMGLYETSRQMLASGVVSGKDITSEASITKLMHLLGRYSSKEKVTEALNLSLAGEIS; this comes from the coding sequence ATGAAGACCAATAAAGAAATATCTATACTTATAATATATACCGGAGGAACAATCGGTATGGTTCAGGATCCTGATACCGGTTCACTTATACCAATCGATTTCAGGCATATTACTGATCACGTACCGGAACTTAGGAAGTTCGGTTATGATCTTCACTCTGTCTCCTTCGATCCGGTTAAGGATTCATCAAACATAGATCCGGAGGTATGGGTAAGGATGGCCGAGATCATCGCAGACAGCTACAATGATTTCGACGGATTTGTGGTTTTACATGGCACAGATACTATGGCTTATACGGCATCTGCACTCAGTTTCATGCTTGAAAACCTTGCAAAACCGGTTATTCTTACCGGCTCGCAGCTGCCAATCGGACTGCTTCGCACCGATGGCAGAGAGAATCTGATTACAGCAATTGAGATTGCTGCTGCAATGGAAAATGATGTCCCTGCTGTACCGGAGGTTTGCATCTATTTTGACAACAAACTTATGAGGGGTAACCGCACAACAAAGATGAGTGCAGAACATTTCGATGCCTTCTATTCTCCGAATTACCCCCCGCTTGCTGAGGTAGGCCTGCATCTGAGATATTTCAATCAACTTATAAGCCGGCGAAGTAACCAGGATAAACTGATAGTCCACAAATCGTTCGATACAAACGTTGCTATTCTCAAACTTTTTCCCGGGATCAACAGAAAACTAGTAAAAGCAATTATTAAAACAGAGGGTCTGAGAGGACTGATAATGGAAACTTTCGGTTCTGGTAATGCTCCTACCTATCAATGGTTTCTCGATGATATGAAACAGTTCATTGACGGCGGAGGTATAATTCTGAATGTAACCCAGTGTCATGGCGGAAGCGTGGAGATGGGATTGTATGAGACCAGCAGACAAATGCTTGCATCAGGTGTTGTAAGCGGGAAAGACATTACTTCAGAGGCTTCAATAACAAAACTGATGCATCTGCTTGGAAGATATTCGTCGAAGGAGAAGGTTACCGAGGCCCTTAATTTGTCATTGGCAGGAGAAATATCCTGA
- a CDS encoding ThuA domain-containing protein, protein MITRRSFITKSAVAATAVLIAPSVYSRSLRSADKSPLEGKRVLFVWGGWMGHEPDKCRDIFVPWMEAEGAKVTVSDTLEAYVTLDLQKDFDLIVQAWTMGTITGKQEKALLDAVKSGVGLAGWHGGLGDSFRNNTEYQFMVGGQWVAHPGGVIDYRVNIVDHKDPVTKGLSDFAMHSEQYYVHVDPNVKVLATTTFGDQAAAWIGGNVIPVAWKKVYGKGRVFYSSLGHVAADYKVTEALEIQKRGIHWACMSKFEATEDLRRPIYKNLK, encoded by the coding sequence ATGATTACACGCAGGTCTTTCATTACAAAGAGTGCAGTTGCAGCAACTGCAGTTTTAATTGCTCCTTCAGTTTACAGCCGGAGTTTACGGTCAGCTGATAAATCGCCTCTTGAGGGCAAACGGGTATTATTTGTATGGGGAGGATGGATGGGGCACGAGCCCGATAAATGCCGAGATATTTTTGTTCCCTGGATGGAAGCTGAAGGGGCAAAAGTGACAGTGTCAGATACCCTGGAAGCATATGTCACCCTTGATTTACAGAAAGATTTTGACCTGATCGTTCAGGCCTGGACAATGGGTACAATTACAGGGAAACAGGAAAAGGCACTTCTCGACGCAGTCAAAAGCGGTGTAGGTTTGGCAGGCTGGCACGGAGGACTGGGCGACTCATTCAGGAATAATACCGAATACCAGTTTATGGTGGGCGGGCAATGGGTTGCTCATCCGGGTGGTGTGATAGATTACAGGGTAAATATAGTTGATCATAAAGATCCTGTTACCAAAGGACTATCTGATTTCGCAATGCATTCCGAACAGTATTACGTTCATGTTGATCCGAATGTTAAAGTACTGGCAACAACTACATTCGGCGACCAGGCTGCAGCATGGATCGGAGGAAATGTTATTCCGGTAGCATGGAAGAAGGTCTATGGTAAAGGCAGAGTCTTCTACTCATCACTTGGTCATGTCGCTGCTGATTATAAAGTAACAGAAGCTCTTGAGATTCAGAAAAGAGGAATTCACTGGGCCTGTATGAGCAAGTTTGAGGCAACGGAGGATTTGAGGAGGCCGATTTATAAGAATCTAAAGTAA
- a CDS encoding prohibitin family protein — protein sequence MSIIIVGLLILAAGFILANADANLRKFKTIFTAVGAIVIIIGASMACVVQIEPGQVGVQKLFGKVNDDILESGLNVINPLVKVVMFDIRTENYTMSGVNDEGMKQGDDAIRVLSADGLEVIVDLTVLYKVIPSEAPRILKEVGVDYRNVLVRPICRTKIRDNAVYYDAVALYSTKRDEFQNRIFSTIESNFKERGLMLEQLLVRNLTLPESVKATIESKINAEQDAQKMTFVLQKERQEAERKRVEAQGIADYQKILSTGLSDRLLQYEMIKAISTSPNSKLIFMTNGKNLPILVDSK from the coding sequence ATGTCTATTATTATTGTAGGATTATTAATACTTGCGGCAGGATTTATACTGGCAAACGCTGATGCAAACCTGAGGAAGTTCAAAACTATATTTACAGCTGTTGGAGCTATAGTTATTATAATTGGTGCCTCCATGGCTTGTGTTGTGCAGATTGAGCCCGGACAGGTTGGCGTTCAGAAACTATTCGGGAAAGTGAATGATGATATTCTTGAAAGCGGTTTGAACGTTATTAATCCACTGGTAAAGGTTGTCATGTTTGATATCCGTACAGAGAACTACACTATGTCAGGAGTAAATGATGAAGGAATGAAACAGGGTGATGACGCCATCAGGGTTTTATCAGCAGATGGACTTGAGGTAATAGTTGACCTGACTGTTTTATATAAGGTTATACCTTCTGAAGCACCCAGGATTCTTAAAGAAGTCGGGGTGGATTACAGAAATGTTCTTGTAAGACCAATATGCCGGACCAAGATCAGGGATAATGCAGTCTATTATGATGCTGTTGCCCTGTATTCAACCAAAAGGGATGAGTTTCAGAACAGGATATTCTCAACTATTGAATCAAACTTTAAGGAACGTGGACTTATGCTTGAGCAGCTTCTGGTGAGAAACCTCACTCTGCCTGAATCAGTTAAAGCTACAATAGAATCAAAGATCAATGCTGAACAGGATGCCCAGAAAATGACTTTTGTTTTACAGAAAGAGAGACAAGAAGCCGAAAGAAAGAGAGTTGAAGCTCAGGGTATTGCCGATTATCAGAAAATTTTAAGTACGGGTCTGAGTGACAGGTTGTTGCAGTACGAAATGATAAAGGCGATTTCCACTTCCCCTAATTCAAAACTTATCTTTATGACAAACGGTAAGAATTTACCGATACTTGTGGATAGTAAATAA
- a CDS encoding aldo/keto reductase has translation MGKEYSRRKFIKRTFTAGVAIAGTRLAFSGDINVNQYDPKGLPTAVLGKTGVVIPRIAIGLGSRFLNIKTLDEAIEMCNYALDNGLYYWDTAHAYENTATGAVSEERLGHIVKYRRKEIFLSTKVTARNPEKAKLEIEDSLKRLQTDHLDMLKIHAVESLKDVEEIRKKGGVLDVLSKLKEEGVTRFIGFSGHGDAEALKTMIDTGRFDSMLFAMNHYDANKQNRQGTLIPAAKEKGMGIMLMKSVRPKETIKGIDIKELVRFALSLEGPDGIAVGMDSKKVVESNLDLLRNFKPMNADEKSKYAMLLAPFFRHENLEWMRQGYFDGYRG, from the coding sequence ATGGGCAAAGAATATTCGCGCAGAAAATTTATTAAAAGGACCTTCACAGCAGGAGTGGCTATAGCAGGCACCCGTTTAGCTTTTTCAGGTGATATTAATGTTAACCAATACGATCCAAAAGGCTTGCCAACAGCTGTTTTGGGCAAGACCGGTGTTGTTATTCCCCGGATAGCTATCGGACTGGGCAGCAGGTTTCTTAATATCAAAACTCTTGATGAAGCAATAGAGATGTGTAATTATGCCCTGGATAATGGCCTGTATTATTGGGATACTGCTCATGCATATGAAAATACAGCTACGGGTGCAGTAAGTGAGGAACGGCTTGGTCACATTGTTAAATACCGCCGGAAAGAGATTTTCCTGTCAACAAAAGTTACCGCCCGTAATCCTGAAAAGGCGAAACTGGAAATTGAAGACAGCCTGAAAAGACTTCAGACCGATCACCTCGATATGCTCAAAATACATGCTGTGGAATCACTGAAAGATGTTGAAGAGATACGCAAAAAGGGCGGAGTTCTTGATGTATTGTCAAAACTTAAGGAAGAGGGTGTTACACGTTTTATAGGCTTTTCAGGACACGGAGATGCTGAAGCTCTGAAAACTATGATTGATACAGGCAGATTCGACAGTATGCTTTTTGCCATGAATCATTACGATGCAAATAAGCAAAACAGACAGGGAACACTTATTCCTGCAGCAAAGGAGAAAGGAATGGGAATCATGTTAATGAAATCTGTAAGGCCGAAAGAAACTATTAAAGGTATCGATATTAAAGAGCTAGTCAGATTTGCCCTGTCCCTGGAAGGGCCCGATGGTATTGCTGTTGGAATGGATAGTAAGAAAGTTGTTGAGTCGAATCTTGATTTGCTGCGAAACTTCAAACCAATGAATGCTGATGAGAAATCAAAATATGCTATGCTTCTGGCACCTTTCTTCAGACACGAAAATCTGGAATGGATGCGTCAGGGATATTTTGATGGATACAGAGGGTAA
- a CDS encoding GNAT family N-acetyltransferase gives MKIIDMTPETENEYLCCLEEWSDEIKEAGDYKQKWYSEMKDKGLRVKFALDDNNKIGGMIQYIPIEYSMFAGENLYVVLCIWVHGHKQGRGDYRKRGMGKALLAAAEEDAKKLGANGLVTWGLIIPVFMRASWFRKQGYKTVDKSGIMRLLWKPFNENAILPEFTRPKKLPERGDGKVNITLFRNGWCQTMNIACERAKRASLEFPAKTNLQILETTDRELFNEWGIFDAMYIDGKEINVGPAPSLSKIKRKIEKRVRKLA, from the coding sequence ATGAAAATCATAGATATGACACCTGAAACAGAGAATGAGTATTTATGTTGTCTCGAGGAATGGTCAGATGAGATTAAGGAGGCCGGCGACTATAAACAAAAGTGGTATTCGGAGATGAAAGATAAAGGCTTAAGAGTAAAATTTGCTCTAGATGACAATAATAAGATCGGAGGAATGATTCAATATATACCTATAGAGTACTCAATGTTTGCCGGTGAAAACTTATATGTTGTACTCTGTATCTGGGTACACGGACATAAACAGGGCCGGGGCGACTACCGCAAAAGAGGGATGGGGAAAGCTCTTTTAGCAGCGGCTGAAGAAGACGCTAAAAAACTTGGAGCAAACGGACTTGTTACCTGGGGACTGATCATCCCGGTTTTTATGAGAGCTTCCTGGTTCAGGAAACAAGGTTATAAGACAGTTGACAAATCAGGCATAATGAGATTATTATGGAAACCTTTCAATGAGAATGCCATCCTGCCTGAATTTACAAGGCCTAAGAAGTTACCTGAAAGAGGAGACGGAAAAGTTAATATAACTCTGTTCAGAAACGGATGGTGCCAGACAATGAATATTGCATGTGAAAGAGCAAAAAGAGCATCACTTGAGTTTCCCGCTAAAACTAACCTTCAGATTTTAGAAACTACAGACAGAGAACTCTTTAATGAATGGGGAATCTTCGATGCGATGTATATTGATGGTAAGGAAATTAATGTCGGACCAGCTCCGTCGTTATCAAAAATCAAGAGAAAAATTGAAAAGAGGGTCAGAAAATTAGCCTGA
- a CDS encoding carbohydrate binding family 9 domain-containing protein encodes MRREKLIVLFRCMLCFAIFLVPVTAKCQDKIKITRIQGEFRFDGTVDDECWKNALPLSLIMHTPAFGNQPSEKSEVMICYDNAFLYVGARLYDSNPSDMLVSSKKRDEAEVVSEELMLIFDSFNDKENGLGFATTPSGLRNDFTISKDAMGMEGGPGRGPFNQSWNTFWDVKTSRNDQGWFAEIRIPFTSMRFKDNDGEITMGLICVRRIAHKNEINVFPAIPPNWGESSAYRPSKAQEIVFEGLKSKKPFYIAPYIIGGYQLDNMLNSTGTSYELEKSPKFNGGLDVKYGLTNNLTMDLTINTDFAQVEADDEQINLTRFSLFFPEKRTFFQERSSVFAFDFEPGSSLFYSRRIGLHRGEQVPIYGGARITGMAGKWDIGFLDMQTQPINEGTWSELTSENFGILRLRRQVINENSYVGGILTSRIGTNGTYNTAYGADGIFKISENDYLNVKVAQVLDAANRNKVMSLDPTRLYLSWNRFNRKGLSYDLTYSRSGKDFNPEVGFQMRSNYAHYYGGLGYGWIPGEKSSIQNHGVRFGGAVYTDNLDNSTQTIETELMYDLRFKSDFGGVVMFKHMYENVTDTFNFSKDSFVPTGKYTFSQFETHLNSPKTNQFVLGLDFTGGAFYDGTIMSFGFEPSWNIGSSLQLALEYNYNIINFKSRDQKFSEGVAGFKALLMLTTKLSASTFIQYNGAEDAVISNFRLRYNPREGNDFYIVFNEGRNTYRDIENPRLPLYNNRSVLLKYTYTFTL; translated from the coding sequence ATGAGAAGAGAAAAGCTTATTGTCCTGTTTCGATGCATGCTGTGTTTTGCAATTTTTTTAGTACCTGTTACCGCAAAGTGCCAGGACAAAATTAAGATAACCCGCATTCAGGGAGAATTCAGGTTTGACGGGACAGTTGACGATGAATGCTGGAAAAATGCACTTCCGCTTTCTTTGATAATGCATACTCCTGCATTTGGGAATCAACCGTCAGAGAAAAGTGAGGTTATGATATGCTACGATAACGCTTTTCTTTATGTTGGAGCCAGACTTTACGATTCCAACCCTTCAGATATGCTTGTATCTTCTAAAAAAAGAGATGAAGCTGAGGTTGTCAGCGAGGAGCTGATGTTGATTTTTGACTCATTCAATGACAAGGAGAATGGTCTGGGATTTGCAACCACACCTTCAGGGCTCAGGAATGATTTTACAATATCAAAAGATGCTATGGGTATGGAAGGGGGACCAGGGAGAGGTCCTTTTAATCAGAGCTGGAATACATTCTGGGATGTAAAAACATCCAGAAATGACCAGGGCTGGTTTGCAGAGATCCGCATTCCTTTTACAAGTATGAGGTTTAAGGATAATGATGGCGAGATAACAATGGGTTTAATATGTGTCCGCCGGATCGCTCACAAGAATGAGATTAATGTATTTCCTGCTATTCCGCCAAACTGGGGTGAATCAAGTGCTTACCGGCCTTCAAAAGCTCAGGAGATTGTATTTGAGGGACTTAAGTCAAAAAAGCCCTTCTATATTGCACCATATATTATTGGTGGCTACCAGCTTGATAATATGTTAAACAGTACCGGAACATCATACGAGCTTGAAAAGAGTCCGAAATTTAACGGAGGACTTGATGTAAAGTATGGCCTCACAAATAACCTGACGATGGACCTAACTATTAATACTGACTTTGCACAGGTTGAGGCAGATGATGAACAAATAAATCTGACACGCTTTTCACTTTTTTTTCCTGAGAAAAGAACTTTTTTTCAGGAAAGATCAAGTGTCTTTGCCTTTGATTTTGAGCCGGGTAGCAGCCTATTTTACAGCAGAAGGATAGGTCTTCATCGGGGTGAACAGGTGCCCATTTACGGCGGTGCCAGGATCACGGGAATGGCAGGAAAATGGGACATAGGATTCCTCGATATGCAGACCCAGCCTATAAATGAGGGCACATGGTCAGAACTTACATCCGAGAATTTTGGGATCTTGCGATTGAGGCGTCAGGTAATTAATGAAAACAGTTATGTTGGCGGAATTTTAACTTCCAGGATCGGTACAAATGGTACATATAATACAGCTTATGGGGCTGACGGGATTTTCAAAATATCGGAGAACGATTATCTCAATGTAAAGGTGGCTCAGGTTCTTGATGCGGCAAACAGGAACAAGGTTATGTCGCTTGATCCGACCCGTTTATATCTTAGCTGGAACAGATTTAACAGGAAGGGATTAAGCTATGATCTTACCTATTCGAGAAGCGGAAAGGATTTTAATCCTGAGGTAGGATTCCAGATGCGCAGTAACTATGCCCATTATTACGGAGGACTGGGATACGGGTGGATTCCGGGAGAGAAGTCTTCAATACAGAATCACGGAGTCCGCTTCGGTGGAGCGGTATATACAGATAATCTGGATAATTCAACACAGACTATTGAGACAGAACTTATGTACGATCTCAGATTCAAGTCCGATTTCGGCGGAGTTGTTATGTTTAAGCATATGTACGAAAATGTGACAGATACATTTAACTTCTCAAAAGACTCATTTGTCCCGACAGGTAAGTATACTTTCAGTCAGTTTGAGACACATCTAAATTCGCCAAAGACAAACCAGTTTGTACTGGGACTCGATTTTACGGGCGGTGCATTTTATGACGGCACAATTATGTCATTCGGTTTTGAACCATCGTGGAATATAGGTTCAAGTCTGCAGTTGGCCCTGGAATATAATTACAACATCATTAATTTTAAATCCAGAGATCAGAAATTCAGCGAAGGAGTAGCCGGATTCAAAGCACTTCTTATGCTTACCACAAAGCTTTCGGCAAGTACTTTTATTCAGTATAACGGAGCGGAAGATGCAGTAATTTCAAACTTCAGATTGAGGTATAATCCTAGGGAAGGGAATGACTTTTACATTGTGTTTAATGAAGGCCGTAATACTTACAGGGATATTGAGAATCCAAGACTGCCGCTTTATAATAACAGATCAGTTTTGCTGAAATACACTTATACTTTCACGCTATAA
- a CDS encoding carbohydrate binding family 9 domain-containing protein, which translates to MRQVRLKKFVLAAAIILLPLAARSQEQISIPRISGELKFDGIVDDASWNGVGVLPMVMHTPTFGNNPSEKSEVMICYDNTYIYVGARLYDSEANGMLITSKKRDEGSNSNESLSLVFDSFNDKENALVFSTTPSGLRNDLTVLNDGIASNPRNPPFNNSWNTFWDVKTTMDENGWYLEMRIPFSSMRFKENNGKVVMGLICFRRIAHKNEIDIYPAIPPDWGVYSTYRPSMAKEIEFEGIKSKKPFYLAPYAITGFQQDNTLNETKTGYDLKGSPKINAGLDAKYGITNNLTLDVTLNTDFAQVEADDQQVNLTRFSLFFPEKRTFFQERSSIFNFGFEGKNNLFYSRRIGLNRGEQVPILGGARITGMAGKWDIGFLDMQTNEFDPSDQAQSTLPSENFSVLRLRRQVINRNSYVGGILTNRLGMDGTYNSAYGLDGIFKILKNDYLNLKVAQVMAKNAENNPASIDPTRVFFNWKRYNDRGLGYDFIYTISGKDFKPEIGYQQRNNYSYYSGMLQYGWIPGESSLLLNHKFEFSAFTYTDNLSGNTQSSEFALKYNFFLKSGYNGMLEVNNAFENVEKLFSFAPDADVPVGKYNFSQFETHLHSPDSKSILVNLDAFAGNFYDGNRFTVALEPNWNIGSTLQLSVAYEYNKVNFDERNQSFTGNIVRFKALAMFTTKLSVSSFIQYNSVDNALVNNLRLRYNPKEGNDFFIVYNEGRNTYRSLEDPRLPTFNNRSILLKYTYTFTL; encoded by the coding sequence ATGAGACAGGTAAGACTTAAAAAATTCGTATTGGCAGCAGCAATTATTTTGCTTCCGCTAGCTGCACGTTCTCAGGAGCAGATTTCGATTCCCAGAATCAGCGGGGAATTAAAATTTGATGGCATTGTTGATGATGCCAGCTGGAATGGCGTCGGGGTACTTCCGATGGTAATGCACACACCAACCTTTGGTAACAATCCTTCTGAAAAAAGTGAAGTGATGATCTGCTATGACAATACTTATATATATGTCGGGGCCAGGCTTTACGATTCTGAGGCGAACGGGATGCTTATTACTTCCAAAAAGCGTGACGAAGGATCAAACAGCAATGAATCACTTTCTTTGGTATTTGATTCATTTAATGATAAAGAGAATGCACTTGTTTTTTCCACAACTCCGAGCGGATTGAGAAACGACCTGACGGTTCTTAATGACGGGATAGCAAGTAATCCGCGGAATCCACCTTTTAATAATAGCTGGAATACTTTCTGGGATGTCAAAACCACAATGGATGAAAATGGCTGGTATCTCGAAATGAGAATCCCTTTTTCGAGTATGCGTTTCAAAGAGAATAATGGAAAGGTGGTAATGGGCCTGATCTGTTTCAGAAGGATAGCTCACAAAAATGAGATAGATATATACCCTGCTATTCCTCCTGACTGGGGAGTGTACAGTACTTATCGTCCTTCTATGGCTAAAGAGATTGAATTTGAAGGCATCAAGTCAAAGAAACCATTTTATCTGGCACCCTATGCAATAACAGGATTCCAGCAGGACAATACTCTGAATGAAACCAAAACCGGATACGATCTGAAAGGAAGTCCTAAAATAAATGCCGGATTAGATGCAAAGTATGGAATTACAAATAACCTGACACTGGATGTTACATTAAACACTGACTTTGCCCAGGTAGAGGCTGATGATCAGCAGGTTAACCTGACCCGTTTCTCACTCTTTTTTCCTGAGAAACGAACATTTTTCCAGGAGCGTTCAAGTATTTTTAATTTTGGATTTGAAGGGAAGAATAATCTCTTTTACAGCAGAAGAATAGGACTGAACAGAGGTGAGCAGGTACCTATTCTCGGAGGGGCAAGGATAACAGGAATGGCCGGGAAATGGGATATTGGTTTCCTCGATATGCAGACAAATGAGTTTGATCCCTCTGACCAGGCACAGAGTACTCTTCCCTCTGAAAACTTCAGCGTGCTGAGGCTCCGCCGGCAGGTAATCAACAGAAACAGTTATGTGGGAGGGATCCTGACAAACAGGCTGGGAATGGACGGGACATATAATTCTGCATATGGACTTGACGGTATATTCAAGATTCTGAAGAATGATTATCTGAATCTGAAAGTGGCTCAGGTGATGGCAAAAAATGCAGAAAACAATCCGGCATCTATCGATCCCACAAGAGTATTCTTTAACTGGAAAAGATATAATGACAGAGGCCTTGGGTATGATTTCATATACACTATCAGCGGAAAGGATTTTAAACCTGAAATAGGATATCAGCAACGTAATAATTATTCATACTATTCCGGAATGTTGCAATATGGATGGATTCCGGGTGAAAGTTCTTTGCTGTTGAATCACAAATTTGAATTCAGTGCTTTTACCTATACCGATAATCTTTCGGGAAACACTCAATCATCAGAGTTTGCTTTGAAGTATAATTTCTTCCTGAAATCAGGCTATAACGGTATGCTTGAGGTGAATAACGCCTTTGAGAATGTAGAGAAGCTCTTCAGTTTCGCTCCCGATGCTGATGTCCCTGTTGGAAAATATAACTTCTCTCAGTTCGAGACTCATCTTCATTCTCCCGATTCAAAATCAATTTTGGTAAATCTTGATGCATTTGCCGGCAATTTTTATGATGGCAATCGCTTCACCGTTGCATTGGAACCAAACTGGAATATCGGGTCAACCCTGCAGCTTAGTGTTGCTTATGAATACAATAAGGTCAACTTTGATGAGCGGAATCAGAGCTTCACCGGTAACATTGTAAGGTTTAAAGCTCTGGCAATGTTTACCACTAAACTATCTGTCAGCTCATTTATTCAGTACAACAGCGTTGATAATGCGCTTGTTAACAACCTGAGACTTAGATATAATCCGAAGGAGGGAAACGATTTCTTTATTGTTTACAATGAAGGAAGAAATACATACAGGAGTCTGGAGGACCCAAGACTTCCAACATTTAATAACAGATCTATCCTTCTTAAATATACTTATACTTTTACTTTATAG
- a CDS encoding response regulator transcription factor: MRALIIEDEILAAKHLRHVIDEVGGIDVLAVTESITESVEWFRKYPQPDLIFMDIHLADGSAFEIFRHISVSCPIIFTTAYDEYALKAFKVNSIDYLLKPIDAVSVKGAIRKLELLSPKNSSQDDFKKFIDTFTKGLTYKSHFLIPAKGDKLIPVQSAEIAYIYIDSGTVKAVKFDEKSFRFEYTLDELAELLDPADFFRANRQYIISRKAIKDIDLWFNSRLSVNLKLTAPEKILISKARIPEFKNWFGGN, translated from the coding sequence ATGAGAGCTTTGATTATTGAGGATGAGATTCTTGCAGCAAAACATTTGAGGCATGTCATTGACGAGGTTGGCGGAATAGATGTTCTGGCGGTAACTGAATCAATTACAGAGTCAGTTGAATGGTTCAGAAAATATCCTCAGCCCGATCTCATCTTTATGGATATTCATCTTGCAGACGGTTCCGCATTTGAAATATTCAGACATATTTCAGTATCATGCCCTATTATATTTACAACAGCATATGATGAGTATGCTCTGAAGGCATTTAAAGTGAACAGTATTGATTATCTTCTTAAGCCAATCGATGCAGTGTCAGTTAAGGGTGCGATCAGAAAGCTTGAACTTCTTTCACCCAAGAATTCATCTCAGGATGACTTCAAAAAATTCATAGACACATTTACAAAGGGTCTTACATATAAGTCACATTTTTTAATCCCTGCAAAAGGAGATAAACTGATACCTGTACAATCTGCTGAAATAGCTTATATATACATCGATTCAGGAACAGTCAAAGCTGTTAAGTTTGATGAAAAGTCGTTCAGATTTGAATACACACTCGATGAACTTGCAGAACTGCTTGATCCTGCCGATTTTTTCAGGGCTAACCGGCAGTATATAATTTCGAGGAAAGCCATTAAGGATATAGACCTGTGGTTTAACAGCCGTTTATCTGTTAACCTTAAACTGACTGCTCCTGAAAAAATTCTTATAAGTAAAGCCAGGATTCCTGAATTTAAAAACTGGTTTGGAGGTAATTAA
- a CDS encoding histidine kinase, with translation MKSGQVWRYIKIVALISLGISTLIHFNSILGLFSDGSIGMHGNMRRETLSDVIDEIFVSGMVAFCTFMINYYTIRPLSRIEKIGLKRIAVSIILTLISVYFLSDLFFAIKHFLNDVNNPGKFNLLYFFRDMFTATIVLACVYVIKLFFDRQAILIENEKLLRENLQSQYESLKNQLSPHFLFNSLTALKTLIEESPNVAQEYVNNLSKALRYTLQSNLEQLVVLKEEMDFTDSYMFLIKLRFDTNLVVKTSIDEKYSGYKLPPLTIQTLVENAVKHNEISRRNPLTITIFTTDNESLVVTNNLQEKVTQEDGTGIGLTNLAKQFQLLLRKDISISKENNEFRVEVPLIKP, from the coding sequence ATGAAAAGCGGACAAGTTTGGAGATATATAAAAATTGTGGCGCTGATCTCATTAGGAATCAGCACCCTGATTCATTTCAATTCAATTCTCGGGCTCTTTTCTGATGGAAGCATTGGTATGCATGGAAACATGAGAAGAGAGACCCTTTCTGATGTAATCGATGAGATTTTCGTATCAGGGATGGTGGCGTTCTGTACATTTATGATAAATTATTACACAATAAGGCCATTAAGCAGGATTGAAAAAATTGGCTTAAAGAGAATAGCTGTTTCAATAATACTAACACTGATTTCAGTCTACTTTTTAAGCGATTTGTTTTTTGCGATAAAACATTTTCTGAATGATGTGAATAATCCCGGTAAGTTTAATTTACTCTATTTCTTCAGGGATATGTTTACTGCGACAATTGTATTAGCCTGTGTATATGTAATTAAGTTATTCTTCGACAGGCAGGCTATTCTGATAGAGAATGAAAAACTATTGCGCGAGAATCTGCAAAGCCAGTACGAATCACTTAAAAACCAGCTTAGTCCTCATTTCCTCTTTAATTCTCTTACTGCATTGAAGACACTTATTGAAGAGTCTCCCAATGTTGCACAGGAATATGTGAATAATCTTTCAAAGGCTCTGCGTTATACACTGCAAAGCAACCTGGAACAGCTGGTAGTCCTTAAAGAAGAAATGGATTTTACCGATTCATACATGTTCCTTATCAAACTGCGATTTGATACAAACCTGGTTGTTAAGACATCAATAGACGAAAAATACTCAGGCTACAAGCTTCCTCCGCTTACTATCCAGACTTTAGTGGAGAATGCAGTAAAACATAATGAGATAAGCAGACGGAATCCGCTCACAATTACAATTTTTACAACGGACAATGAAAGTCTGGTTGTTACAAACAACTTACAGGAGAAGGTTACACAAGAGGATGGAACAGGAATCGGACTAACAAACCTTGCAAAGCAATTCCAGTTACTTCTCAGGAAAGATATAAGTATCAGCAAGGAAAATAACGAATTCAGGGTTGAGGTACCCTTAATAAAACCATAA